A window of Roseofilum reptotaenium CS-1145 contains these coding sequences:
- a CDS encoding 50S ribosomal protein L23 yields MVSNSTISGNRALPDLIRRPIVTEKGTRLLEDNKYVFEVLPQATKPEIKAAIESLFEVKVTKVNTYRAPRKKRRVGRFTGYKAQYKRAVVTLSPGDQIILFPEV; encoded by the coding sequence ATGGTGAGTAATTCTACTATTTCAGGCAATCGCGCCCTACCTGACCTGATCCGCCGCCCGATCGTCACCGAAAAAGGAACTCGACTCTTAGAAGACAACAAATATGTCTTTGAAGTCCTTCCCCAGGCCACCAAGCCAGAAATTAAGGCGGCGATCGAAAGCCTATTTGAGGTCAAAGTGACCAAGGTAAACACCTATCGCGCCCCCCGTAAAAAACGGCGTGTAGGTCGCTTCACGGGATATAAAGCTCAATACAAACGAGCTGTAGTTACCCTATCCCCCGGCGACCAGATCATCTTGTTCCCAGAAGTGTAA
- the rplD gene encoding 50S ribosomal protein L4 produces MVSCVRKDWQGSEVGEASLELKVAKEETSAHIVHRALVRQLNNARQGTACSKTRAEVRGGGRKPWRQKGTGRARAGSIRSPLWRGGGVIFGPKPRSYETKMNRKERRLALTTALMGRTDDLIVVEEIGDNLARPKTQELLGAIGRWGAAETDKVLLIIPERHENLYLSARNVPRLRLILAEQLNVYDILNADKIIATGSALEKIQEVYGE; encoded by the coding sequence ATGGTTAGTTGCGTAAGGAAAGACTGGCAAGGGTCAGAGGTGGGCGAAGCCAGCCTTGAACTCAAGGTCGCCAAAGAAGAAACGAGCGCTCACATTGTCCACCGGGCCCTCGTGCGTCAACTCAATAATGCCCGCCAAGGAACCGCTTGCAGCAAGACCCGCGCCGAAGTTAGAGGGGGCGGACGCAAGCCTTGGCGGCAAAAAGGAACCGGTCGCGCTCGTGCAGGTTCTATTCGTTCTCCCCTGTGGCGAGGGGGTGGGGTGATCTTCGGGCCCAAGCCCAGAAGTTATGAAACCAAGATGAACCGTAAAGAGCGGCGCTTGGCCTTAACTACTGCCTTAATGGGCAGAACCGATGACCTGATTGTAGTCGAAGAAATTGGCGACAACCTGGCTCGGCCCAAAACCCAAGAACTCCTAGGGGCGATTGGCCGTTGGGGAGCAGCAGAGACCGACAAAGTGCTACTTATCATCCCCGAACGCCATGAAAACCTCTATTTGTCTGCTCGCAATGTCCCCAGACTGCGATTAATTCTTGCCGAGCAACTTAATGTCTACGACATCCTGAATGCAGACAAAATCATAGCCACCGGTTCCGCTCTCGAAAAAATCCAGGAGGTCTATGGTGAGTAA
- the rpsC gene encoding 30S ribosomal protein S3 yields the protein MGQKIHPTGFRLGITQEHRSRWFADSRHYPGILQEDFKIRKYVEKQLNNAGISQVRIERKADQIDLEIHTARPGVVVGRGGQGIESLRTNLQKEIGDSNRQIRINVVEVTRVDADAGLLAEYIAQQLERRVSFRRVVRQAIQRAQRAGVQGIKIQVSGRLNGAEIARTEWTREGRVPLHTLRADIDYAYRTAQTIYGILGIKLWVFKGEIIPGQEETPPPGPTPNRRRGNRRRPQFEDRSNEN from the coding sequence GTGGGACAAAAAATACACCCAACTGGGTTTCGGCTAGGAATCACTCAAGAACACCGTTCTCGCTGGTTCGCGGATTCCAGACATTACCCAGGAATCTTACAAGAAGACTTTAAGATTCGTAAATATGTAGAAAAACAACTCAATAATGCCGGGATTTCCCAAGTCCGCATTGAGCGCAAAGCCGATCAGATCGACCTAGAAATCCATACCGCCCGTCCGGGTGTCGTCGTCGGTCGAGGGGGTCAAGGTATTGAGTCTCTACGCACTAACCTGCAAAAAGAAATTGGCGATAGCAATCGTCAAATTCGGATTAACGTCGTCGAAGTTACCCGTGTCGATGCTGATGCCGGTCTCCTGGCTGAATATATCGCCCAACAACTCGAACGTCGGGTATCCTTCCGCCGGGTTGTGCGCCAAGCCATCCAACGGGCCCAACGGGCAGGGGTTCAAGGGATCAAAATCCAAGTTAGTGGCCGTCTGAATGGAGCAGAAATTGCTCGGACAGAATGGACCAGAGAAGGACGAGTACCCCTGCATACCCTTCGGGCTGACATTGACTACGCTTACCGCACCGCTCAAACCATTTACGGGATCTTGGGCATTAAACTTTGGGTCTTCAAAGGAGAAATTATCCCTGGGCAAGAAGAAACTCCCCCACCTGGGCCCACCCCCAACCGTCGTCGAGGAAATCGCCGTCGCCCCCAATTTGAAGACCGATCCAACGAGAACTAA
- the rplB gene encoding 50S ribosomal protein L2, with amino-acid sequence MGIRSYKPYTSSTRQQSVSDFAEITKDRPEKSLIKKNHRVKGRNNRGVITCRHRGGGHKRRYRLVDFRRNKFNVPAKVAAIEYDPNRNARLALLFYTDGEKRYILHPRGLAVGTTVISGENVPIEVGNCMPLGNMPLGTSVHNIELVSGRGGQIVRAAGATAQVVAKEGDYVTLRLPSTEVRLVRKECYATIGQVGNVEARNITLGKAGRTRRKGRRPQVRGSVMNPVDHPHGGGEGRAPVGRSGPVTPWGKPALGAKTRKKHKSSDRLIVRRRRRTSKRGRGGRQA; translated from the coding sequence ATGGGCATTCGATCCTACAAACCCTATACCTCAAGTACCCGGCAGCAGAGTGTCTCTGATTTTGCGGAGATCACTAAAGATCGGCCAGAGAAATCCCTGATCAAAAAAAATCACCGGGTCAAAGGCCGGAATAACCGAGGGGTTATTACCTGTCGCCATCGGGGGGGCGGTCATAAGCGGCGCTATCGTCTGGTTGATTTCCGGCGGAATAAATTCAACGTTCCCGCCAAAGTTGCGGCGATCGAGTACGATCCCAACCGCAACGCTCGCCTAGCCCTGTTGTTTTACACCGATGGTGAAAAACGGTACATCCTCCATCCTAGAGGATTAGCCGTAGGCACAACTGTGATTTCCGGTGAAAACGTTCCCATTGAAGTCGGCAACTGTATGCCCTTGGGTAACATGCCCTTGGGAACCAGCGTTCATAACATTGAACTCGTCTCCGGACGGGGTGGGCAAATTGTGCGTGCGGCTGGAGCTACGGCGCAAGTTGTCGCCAAAGAAGGGGACTATGTAACCCTGCGTTTACCCTCTACAGAAGTGCGGTTGGTGCGCAAAGAATGCTACGCCACCATTGGCCAAGTGGGCAACGTAGAAGCTCGTAATATCACCCTAGGAAAAGCTGGACGGACTCGGAGGAAAGGTCGTCGGCCTCAAGTGCGAGGTAGCGTCATGAACCCCGTGGATCACCCCCATGGTGGTGGTGAAGGACGGGCTCCCGTCGGTCGCAGTGGCCCTGTAACCCCTTGGGGTAAACCAGCCTTGGGTGCAAAAACACGGAAGAAACATAAATCTAGCGATCGCTTGATTGTACGTCGTCGTCGTCGGACTTCCAAGCGCGGTCGCGGAGGTCGTCAAGCCTAA
- the rplV gene encoding 50S ribosomal protein L22 — translation MAIDTSVETRAIARYIRMSPHKVRRVLDQIRGKTYRDALIVLEFMPYRACQPVLKVLRSAVANAEHNQGLDPRSLVISKAFADAGPALKRFRPRAQGRAYQIRKPTCHITVAVAPEAASS, via the coding sequence ATGGCAATCGATACTTCTGTAGAAACTCGTGCGATCGCACGGTACATCCGTATGTCCCCCCATAAAGTCCGTCGAGTATTAGACCAAATTCGGGGAAAAACCTATCGGGATGCACTGATCGTACTCGAATTCATGCCCTACCGTGCCTGTCAACCCGTCTTAAAAGTGTTGCGATCGGCAGTCGCGAATGCGGAACATAACCAGGGACTCGACCCTAGAAGCCTAGTGATTAGCAAAGCCTTTGCTGACGCTGGCCCAGCCCTCAAGCGCTTTCGCCCTCGGGCCCAAGGACGGGCTTATCAAATTCGTAAACCCACCTGTCATATTACAGTAGCTGTTGCCCCAGAAGCGGCCAGCAGTTAG
- the rpsS gene encoding 30S ribosomal protein S19 — protein MARSLKKGPFVADHLLTKIEKLNDRGEKQVIKTWSRPSTIVPQMIGHTIAVHNGRQHVPVFITEQMVGHKLGEFAPTRTYRGHAKSDKKARR, from the coding sequence ATGGCTCGTTCCTTAAAAAAAGGCCCCTTTGTTGCCGACCATCTGTTAACCAAAATTGAAAAACTCAATGATAGAGGCGAAAAACAAGTGATTAAAACTTGGTCTCGCCCCTCCACCATTGTGCCTCAGATGATTGGCCATACCATTGCTGTTCATAATGGCCGCCAGCATGTTCCCGTGTTTATCACAGAACAGATGGTCGGACATAAATTAGGAGAATTTGCTCCCACTCGAACCTATCGAGGCCATGCAAAGAGCGACAAAAAAGCTCGCCGATAA
- the rplP gene encoding 50S ribosomal protein L16: MLSPRRTKFRKQHRGRMQGLASRGNVINFGDFGLQALEPHWITSRQIESGRRAMTRYIKRGGKIWIRIFPDKPVTMRPAETRMGSGKGNPEYWVAVVKPGRIIYEIAGVPEDIAREAMRLASHKFPIKTKFLVRDSQG, translated from the coding sequence ATGTTAAGTCCAAGAAGAACAAAATTTCGCAAACAACACCGAGGTCGAATGCAAGGGTTGGCTTCCCGTGGGAACGTCATTAATTTTGGAGACTTTGGTCTTCAAGCCCTAGAACCTCATTGGATTACCTCCCGCCAAATTGAATCGGGTCGTCGAGCGATGACTCGGTATATCAAGCGGGGCGGGAAAATTTGGATTCGCATTTTCCCCGACAAACCGGTAACCATGCGCCCAGCCGAAACCCGGATGGGTTCCGGGAAAGGAAACCCAGAATATTGGGTAGCCGTAGTCAAACCCGGACGGATTATTTATGAAATTGCGGGTGTGCCAGAAGACATTGCCCGTGAAGCCATGCGTCTGGCTTCCCATAAATTTCCGATCAAGACTAAATTTTTGGTGCGTGATTCCCAAGGTTAG